Proteins from a single region of Crassaminicella profunda:
- a CDS encoding TRAP transporter permease → MSKEQEQALGHEAILEKYDTESRFRKFDKNSIPGMIVFIMCLGLSLFHLYTAATGPLVTLMHRAVHTTAVMALVFILYPFSKKSSKKKAAVLDWVFAALSIGLGLYIVINYNALVLRAGIPNDTDMVFGIMAILLVLEAGRRITGNEIAILAVLFLIYAYVGPYLPDIIAHRGYGIKDIAEYMYLTTEGIFGIAIGVSSTYIFLFVLFGAFLSKSGMGQFFNDLAMAIAGQGKGGPAKVAVISSGLLGSINGSAVANVVTTGAFTIPLMKKIGYEPEFAGAVEATASCGGQILPPVMGAAAFIMAEYLGIKYIHIAAAAAIPALLYYLGVIVMIHLRASKNGLTGIPKEQLPKVSEVLKQRGHLLIPLIILLYLLISGKTPIYAAFYSIIATIFASALRKETRMSFKDIIDALEDGARTALGVAMSCAIVGLIIGVATLTGFGLKLAGAILFLGKGNLFITLVLTMIACIVLGMGLPSIPAYIITATMAAPALAKMGVPHHVSHMFVFYFGMLANLTPPVALAAFAGAGIAGGNPARTGFQAVKLALAGFIVPYIFVYSPALLLIDTTPIGIIIAVITAIVGVVALGVSVEGHLFTKVNAIYRIVMFAAAILLMMPGAKTDIVGLVLFLAIFFIQKMSGKKGDLITA, encoded by the coding sequence ATGTCAAAGGAGCAAGAACAAGCATTAGGTCATGAAGCCATACTTGAAAAATATGATACAGAATCTAGATTTAGAAAATTTGACAAAAATAGTATTCCAGGAATGATTGTGTTTATTATGTGTCTTGGTTTGTCATTGTTTCATCTTTATACTGCAGCCACAGGACCACTGGTTACATTAATGCACAGGGCAGTTCATACTACAGCTGTTATGGCTTTGGTATTTATTTTGTATCCATTTTCTAAAAAATCATCTAAGAAGAAAGCAGCTGTTTTAGATTGGGTTTTTGCAGCACTTTCAATAGGCTTAGGGTTGTATATTGTGATCAATTATAATGCATTGGTACTTCGTGCAGGAATACCTAACGATACAGATATGGTATTTGGAATTATGGCAATTTTACTGGTATTAGAAGCAGGAAGAAGAATTACTGGAAATGAGATTGCAATACTTGCGGTATTATTTTTAATTTATGCTTATGTAGGACCTTATTTACCAGATATTATTGCCCATAGAGGATATGGCATAAAAGATATTGCTGAATATATGTATTTAACTACTGAAGGAATTTTTGGTATTGCTATTGGTGTATCTTCAACCTATATTTTCTTGTTTGTATTATTTGGTGCATTTTTATCTAAATCAGGCATGGGTCAGTTTTTTAATGATTTGGCAATGGCTATTGCAGGGCAAGGAAAAGGTGGTCCTGCAAAGGTGGCAGTTATTTCTAGTGGTTTGCTGGGTTCAATCAATGGTAGTGCCGTTGCAAATGTTGTAACAACAGGAGCATTTACTATTCCACTAATGAAAAAGATTGGATATGAACCAGAATTTGCTGGAGCTGTAGAAGCAACGGCATCCTGTGGAGGACAGATTTTACCACCTGTTATGGGAGCTGCAGCATTCATTATGGCAGAGTATTTAGGGATAAAATATATTCATATTGCAGCAGCAGCCGCTATTCCAGCGCTTCTTTACTATCTTGGTGTAATTGTGATGATTCACTTAAGAGCTTCCAAAAATGGTTTAACAGGAATTCCTAAGGAACAATTACCAAAGGTTTCTGAGGTTTTAAAACAAAGAGGACACTTATTGATTCCATTAATCATTTTACTATATCTATTGATTTCAGGAAAAACACCAATTTATGCAGCTTTTTATTCTATTATTGCAACGATTTTTGCAAGTGCATTAAGAAAAGAAACAAGAATGAGCTTTAAAGATATTATAGATGCATTAGAAGATGGAGCTCGTACAGCTTTAGGGGTTGCCATGTCTTGTGCCATTGTAGGACTTATTATCGGGGTTGCAACACTAACCGGATTTGGATTAAAGCTTGCAGGTGCCATTCTTTTCTTAGGAAAAGGAAATCTATTTATTACATTGGTTCTTACAATGATTGCATGTATTGTTTTAGGAATGGGTCTTCCATCTATTCCAGCGTATATTATTACAGCAACTATGGCAGCACCAGCCCTTGCGAAGATGGGTGTACCCCATCATGTATCCCATATGTTTGTGTTCTATTTTGGAATGCTTGCAAACTTAACACCACCTGTTGCATTAGCAGCATTTGCAGGAGCAGGTATTGCAGGAGGAAATCCAGCAAGAACAGGTTTTCAGGCGGTCAAGCTGGCATTAGCAGGGTTTATTGTTCCATACATTTTTGTATATTCTCCAGCATTGTTGCTAATTGATACAACACCTATTGGGATAATTATTGCAGTGATTACAGCTATTGTTGGGGTTGTTGCCTTAGGCGTATCAGTCGAAGGTCATTTGTTTACAAAAGTAAATGCAATTTATCGAATCGTTATGTTTGCTGCTGCTATTTTACTCATGATGCCAGGGGCAAAAACAGATATTGTTGGACTTGTATTGTTTTTAGCAATTTTCTTTATTCAAAAGATGAGTGGTAAAAAAGGAGATTTGATTACGGCATAA
- a CDS encoding TAXI family TRAP transporter solute-binding subunit — MKRKLSMLLVCMLVLSVFAVGCSKSGDEPASEDQASSSKKTFVTIATGGSSGPYFAIGGAISNLLNEKLDNVNASVQSTGASAVNATLLGEQKAELAFAMNDVINYAYTGTEVFKDKGKVENLRGIAALYPNFVQVVTLEENGINEISDLKGKRVGVGAPGSGTEVNARQILGAHGITYEDIDEDFLSYSESIEQLKNGAVDAAFLTSGLPNSTIMDICTTHDVKIVPIRKDVVEKLAADFPFYSSEMIPAETYDNKEDVETAAVTTLLVTRAELSDDVVYEITKTIFDNLDALHQAHSAAKRISLDTVEQGMPIPLHPGAEKYYKEQGK; from the coding sequence ATGAAGAGAAAACTATCTATGCTTTTAGTATGTATGTTAGTACTAAGTGTTTTTGCTGTAGGATGTTCAAAATCAGGGGATGAACCTGCATCTGAAGATCAAGCTTCATCGTCTAAGAAAACGTTTGTAACAATTGCTACAGGGGGTAGTTCTGGACCATATTTTGCAATTGGTGGAGCAATTTCTAACCTTTTAAATGAAAAGCTTGACAATGTAAATGCATCTGTACAATCTACAGGAGCATCTGCAGTAAATGCAACATTACTTGGAGAGCAAAAGGCTGAACTTGCTTTTGCTATGAATGATGTAATCAACTATGCTTATACAGGAACAGAAGTGTTCAAGGATAAAGGAAAAGTTGAAAACTTAAGAGGAATCGCTGCTCTTTATCCAAACTTTGTGCAAGTTGTAACACTAGAAGAAAATGGAATTAATGAGATTTCAGATTTAAAAGGAAAAAGAGTAGGTGTAGGAGCTCCAGGAAGTGGTACAGAAGTAAATGCTCGCCAAATTTTAGGAGCCCATGGTATTACTTATGAGGATATTGATGAAGATTTCTTATCTTATTCTGAAAGTATTGAGCAATTAAAAAATGGGGCAGTAGATGCAGCATTCTTAACTTCAGGACTTCCAAACTCAACAATTATGGATATTTGTACAACACATGATGTGAAAATTGTACCTATTAGAAAAGATGTGGTAGAAAAATTAGCAGCAGATTTTCCATTCTATTCTTCAGAAATGATTCCAGCAGAAACTTATGATAATAAAGAAGATGTTGAAACGGCAGCAGTTACAACATTACTTGTAACAAGAGCAGAGCTAAGTGATGATGTAGTATATGAAATTACAAAAACAATATTTGATAATTTAGATGCATTGCATCAAGCACATTCTGCAGCTAAGAGAATTAGTTTAGATACAGTAGAACAAGGAATGCCTATTCCATTACATCCAGGAGCAGAAAAATATTATAAAGAGCAAGGAAAATAA
- a CDS encoding DUF1850 domain-containing protein, which translates to MKKRSKFLMIFLIVSFLLIYFIKIPVLLLEDIKSSNIIFIHKISPNDQFTMHWMHSVELEPWEETFYIDDDYNILLDYTRFKAFGAGVPDMAGKKTVIKNGWIYFLEINKPMPNLTYGISNFAKHTFYFKNQTLKLYEMVPNDDPVRVYTKKISVFSYIYKKLTL; encoded by the coding sequence ATGAAAAAACGCAGTAAATTTCTTATGATTTTTCTTATAGTATCTTTTCTTCTCATATACTTTATAAAAATCCCTGTATTGCTCTTAGAAGATATAAAAAGTTCTAATATTATTTTTATACATAAAATTTCTCCTAATGACCAATTTACTATGCATTGGATGCATTCTGTAGAATTAGAACCTTGGGAAGAAACATTCTATATTGATGATGATTATAACATCCTATTAGACTATACAAGATTTAAAGCTTTTGGTGCAGGGGTTCCGGATATGGCAGGGAAAAAGACAGTGATCAAAAACGGCTGGATTTACTTTTTAGAAATCAACAAACCTATGCCAAATCTTACTTATGGCATATCAAATTTTGCAAAGCATACCTTTTATTTTAAAAATCAAACATTAAAACTTTATGAAATGGTTCCAAATGATGATCCTGTTAGGGTTTATACAAAAAAGATTTCTGTTTTTTCTTACATATATAAAAAATTAACACTATAA
- the hisC gene encoding histidinol-phosphate transaminase — MNNNDLFRKEVHSLKRYVPGKPIEEVKKELGLDEIIKLASNENPLGPSKKAVEAIKDAAENIHIYPDSLATALREDLAKKYNLHPGEILVSNGGEEIIKLIGHTFINPGDEAIMATPTFGLYATSVLHMGGVPIQIPLKNYKHDFKAFIEKVNDRTKLIFVCNPNNPVGNIMTQDEINDLLENIPDHVVVVLDEAYYEYAIKNPEYPNSLEILKKRPNTLIIRTFSKVAGLAGVRTGYTLTSSKIINEMTKVKNVFNVNRLAQAAAGASLQDEEHIHNTVSLNYQSLGLMEKYFEENHLEYIKSNANFIFVNLGIDSKEAFQKLMEKGFIIRPGYLWNMNSWIRISTGTLEQTEKFLHKLDEVLNEK; from the coding sequence ATGAACAATAACGATTTATTTAGAAAAGAAGTCCATTCCTTAAAACGATATGTCCCTGGAAAGCCTATTGAAGAAGTAAAAAAGGAATTAGGTTTAGATGAAATCATCAAACTTGCTTCTAATGAAAATCCTTTAGGCCCCTCTAAAAAAGCAGTAGAAGCTATTAAAGATGCAGCTGAAAATATTCATATCTATCCTGATTCATTAGCAACAGCCTTACGAGAAGATTTAGCTAAAAAATATAATCTTCATCCTGGTGAAATCCTTGTTAGCAACGGAGGCGAAGAAATCATTAAACTCATTGGGCATACCTTTATCAATCCAGGTGATGAAGCAATTATGGCAACCCCTACCTTCGGACTCTATGCAACAAGTGTTTTGCATATGGGCGGAGTCCCCATCCAAATTCCACTAAAAAATTACAAACATGATTTTAAAGCTTTTATAGAAAAAGTAAATGATCGTACAAAACTAATCTTTGTTTGCAATCCAAACAATCCTGTAGGAAATATTATGACACAAGATGAAATCAACGATCTACTAGAAAATATACCTGACCATGTAGTAGTTGTATTAGATGAAGCCTATTATGAATATGCCATAAAAAACCCTGAATATCCTAACAGCCTAGAAATACTCAAAAAAAGACCTAATACCCTGATCATTCGAACATTCTCAAAGGTAGCAGGACTTGCTGGAGTTCGAACAGGATATACTTTAACCTCTAGCAAAATCATCAATGAAATGACAAAAGTTAAAAATGTCTTTAATGTAAATAGACTTGCCCAAGCAGCAGCTGGCGCGTCCTTACAAGATGAAGAACATATCCATAATACTGTATCTCTTAATTATCAGTCATTAGGGCTAATGGAAAAATATTTTGAAGAAAATCATTTAGAATATATAAAATCTAATGCCAATTTTATATTTGTAAATCTAGGTATAGATTCAAAAGAAGCATTTCAAAAACTAATGGAAAAGGGCTTCATCATTAGACCAGGATATCTATGGAATATGAATTCTTGGATTAGAATAAGCACGGGTACGCTAGAACAAACAGAAAAATTCTTACATAAGCTTGACGAGGTACTAAACGAAAAATAA
- a CDS encoding LytR/AlgR family response regulator transcription factor, translating into MLKVFIVDDEKYIRDELKYFLKKYKDIEIVGETGDGEEVMELIKKLSPDIVFLDIQLQHMNGLLLARKILDQNNPPFVILATAYNEYAIQGFEINVCDYILKPFSQERIKASIDRIKKQINTDDKDAIENEEVEINKLCVSQNNRFILMDIQEIQYIESRHQDMIVHARGEEYRCNFSLKELEERFKKKRFIRTHKSYIVNIDCIDEIIPWFNYTYKIKIKGKEESEIPVSRNYLKKFKKILGI; encoded by the coding sequence GTGCTTAAGGTTTTTATCGTAGATGATGAGAAATATATTCGAGATGAGTTAAAATATTTTTTGAAAAAATATAAGGATATAGAGATTGTTGGAGAAACAGGAGATGGAGAAGAGGTCATGGAACTAATAAAAAAATTATCTCCTGATATTGTATTTTTAGATATTCAGCTGCAGCATATGAATGGCCTTTTATTGGCTCGAAAAATATTAGATCAAAATAATCCCCCTTTTGTTATTTTAGCTACAGCTTATAATGAATATGCTATTCAAGGGTTTGAAATCAATGTATGTGATTATATATTAAAGCCCTTTTCACAAGAAAGAATCAAGGCATCTATTGATCGAATAAAAAAACAAATCAATACGGATGATAAGGATGCTATAGAGAATGAAGAGGTAGAGATCAATAAATTATGTGTATCTCAGAATAATCGATTTATTTTGATGGATATACAAGAAATTCAATATATTGAGTCAAGACATCAAGATATGATTGTTCATGCAAGAGGAGAAGAGTATCGTTGCAATTTTTCGTTGAAAGAGTTAGAAGAAAGATTTAAAAAGAAAAGATTTATCAGAACCCATAAAAGTTATATTGTAAATATTGATTGTATCGATGAAATTATTCCTTGGTTCAATTATACGTATAAGATAAAGATCAAGGGAAAGGAAGAATCAGAAATACCTGTTAGTAGAAATTATTTAAAAAAATTTAAGAAAATACTAGGCATATGA
- a CDS encoding sensor histidine kinase — MILNIILGLANKYGNLFVFAFILSRLKSFRNLIAKKPVKLSDKLLLSFVFGVFGIVGTYFSIEFEGALVNTRIIGVATGGLLGGPFVGLLAGLIAGTHRGMILAGSFTTTACALSTVFEGLMAGFMGKFIQNKKKKWMYAALTGAIAESMRKISVLIFSRPFEDAVMLVKAIWIPMVVINSLGLALLFVIIDNIFSEEEKMGAQQAQLTLKIADKTLPFIKKGLNSKEIQKVAEKVCDMTEYNAVSFTNTERIVAHAGAGTDRHEVGKPIVTEITNQVLITAKPIMLGHCTEKSCEYRNHNCPLESVVIFPLKEDDKVIGTFKLYKGVSNAITSIDVELANGLAKLFSTQLTLGKLEHHSKLLATAELKALQAQINPHFLFNSLTVIGSLCRINPEKARSLITHLSNVFRKNLNMNKELIDLEVELNHVKSYVEIEKARFEDKLEVIYDIEENLNCILPPLTLQPLVENAIKHGLLPKKNGGKVSVIGIKQKDEVIIYIEDDGVGIEEEKLSHIMSEENVHRDSLGINNVNQRLMGMFGEKYGLQIDSKVGKGTSILLRIPIIEHIGECDQSA; from the coding sequence ATGATTTTAAATATTATATTAGGACTTGCAAATAAATATGGAAATCTGTTTGTTTTCGCGTTCATCTTATCAAGATTAAAATCTTTTCGAAATTTAATTGCAAAAAAGCCAGTGAAATTATCTGATAAGCTGCTTTTATCTTTTGTTTTTGGTGTATTTGGAATTGTAGGGACTTATTTTAGCATAGAATTTGAAGGGGCATTGGTAAATACAAGGATTATTGGGGTTGCAACAGGAGGGCTTTTAGGAGGTCCATTCGTAGGTCTTTTGGCAGGACTTATAGCAGGAACCCATCGAGGAATGATTCTTGCTGGTAGCTTTACCACAACTGCTTGTGCTTTATCTACTGTATTTGAAGGCCTCATGGCAGGCTTTATGGGGAAATTTATCCAAAACAAGAAGAAAAAGTGGATGTATGCAGCTCTTACAGGAGCCATTGCTGAAAGTATGAGAAAGATTTCTGTGCTTATTTTTTCAAGACCCTTTGAAGATGCAGTTATGTTAGTAAAAGCTATTTGGATTCCTATGGTTGTGATTAATTCATTAGGGCTTGCTCTTTTATTTGTTATTATTGATAATATATTTAGTGAAGAAGAAAAAATGGGAGCTCAGCAGGCACAGCTGACCCTTAAGATTGCGGATAAGACTTTACCTTTTATTAAAAAGGGATTAAATAGTAAAGAAATCCAAAAGGTAGCAGAAAAGGTTTGTGATATGACAGAATATAATGCAGTCAGTTTTACAAATACAGAAAGAATTGTAGCCCATGCTGGGGCTGGAACGGATCGGCATGAAGTAGGGAAACCCATTGTAACAGAGATTACAAATCAAGTGTTAATAACAGCAAAACCTATTATGCTAGGACATTGTACAGAAAAATCATGTGAATATAGGAATCATAATTGTCCCCTTGAATCAGTGGTTATTTTTCCATTAAAAGAAGATGATAAAGTGATTGGAACTTTTAAACTTTATAAAGGGGTATCCAATGCCATTACATCTATTGATGTGGAGCTAGCCAATGGACTTGCAAAGCTTTTTTCTACTCAATTGACTTTAGGAAAGCTTGAACATCATTCAAAGCTTTTAGCAACAGCAGAACTTAAGGCATTACAGGCTCAGATTAATCCTCATTTTTTATTTAATTCCTTAACAGTAATTGGTTCACTTTGTAGAATCAATCCTGAAAAAGCTAGGAGTTTAATTACCCACCTTAGCAATGTTTTTAGAAAAAATTTAAATATGAATAAAGAGCTAATAGATTTAGAAGTCGAACTAAATCATGTAAAATCTTACGTAGAAATTGAGAAAGCTAGATTTGAAGATAAATTGGAAGTTATTTATGATATAGAAGAAAATTTAAATTGTATTCTTCCTCCTTTAACGCTACAACCTCTTGTAGAGAATGCTATAAAGCATGGATTATTGCCCAAAAAAAATGGTGGAAAGGTAAGTGTCATTGGCATAAAGCAAAAAGATGAAGTAATCATCTACATTGAAGATGATGGGGTAGGTATAGAAGAAGAAAAACTTTCACATATCATGAGTGAGGAGAATGTGCATAGGGATTCTTTGGGAATTAATAATGTCAATCAAAGGTTGATGGGAATGTTTGGAGAAAAATATGGGTTACAGATAGATAGTAAAGTAGGAAAAGGAACTTCTATTCTTTTAAGGATTCCTATTATAGAACACATTGGGGAGTGTGATCAAAGTGCTTAA
- the ppaX gene encoding pyrophosphatase PpaX codes for MSIKTILFDLDGTLLDTNELIIQSFQHTYKTHLKKEYPREKIIRSFGEILKITLDRECPECSNEALETYRAFQGVNFEKFITIHTGVKKAVEQLYKKGYKLGVVTSRLNESARRGLKLFDLEKYFECIVGANNTDKHKPDPTPILMALEKLNSYPKEAMMVGDSPFDVLCAKNAGAISVAVSWSALPKEMYLKHDPDYVVDSMEELIKIIEKLNKE; via the coding sequence GTGAGTATAAAAACAATTTTATTTGATTTAGATGGAACACTATTAGATACAAATGAGTTAATTATTCAGTCTTTTCAGCATACTTATAAAACTCATTTGAAAAAAGAATATCCAAGAGAAAAGATTATCCGGTCCTTTGGAGAAATTTTAAAAATAACATTAGATAGAGAATGTCCTGAGTGTAGTAATGAAGCCTTAGAAACTTATAGAGCGTTTCAAGGAGTAAATTTTGAAAAGTTTATTACTATTCATACAGGTGTAAAGAAAGCTGTAGAGCAGCTTTATAAGAAAGGATATAAACTAGGGGTTGTAACCTCAAGGCTTAATGAATCAGCAAGACGAGGATTGAAGTTATTTGATTTAGAAAAGTATTTTGAGTGCATTGTTGGTGCCAATAATACAGATAAACATAAGCCAGATCCTACGCCAATACTTATGGCATTGGAAAAATTAAATAGTTATCCCAAAGAAGCTATGATGGTAGGAGATAGTCCTTTTGACGTACTTTGTGCCAAAAATGCAGGCGCTATTTCTGTAGCAGTAAGTTGGAGTGCACTTCCTAAGGAAATGTATTTAAAGCATGATCCTGATTATGTAGTAGATAGTATGGAAGAATTGATAAAAATAATAGAGAAATTAAATAAAGAATAA
- a CDS encoding amidohydrolase, which translates to MILIKDGRILTMEGKCYEKGSILIENGKIKEIGEHIVAPLDASIIDASGKIIMPGIIDAHCHLGMWEDAIGFEGADGNEMTDPITPHLRAIDAINPMDRTFKEAYEGGVTSVATGPGSANVLGGQFAAIKTYGDRIDDMIIKDPIAMKCAFGENPKRVYHDRKQAPSTRMATAAILREILFKAKEYAQKLEKAKEDSSKKPAFDMKMEALLPVIKGEMPLKAHAHRADDIFTSIRIAKEFGVKITLDHCTEGHLIADAIKEEGLSAIVGPSFGDRSKFELKNLTFKTAGALSKKGVKIAIMTDHPVIPLQYLPMCAALAVKAGMDEEEALKAITINPAEILGIDDLVGSIQEGKDADIIIWDGHPFKLDSHVDYTMIDGKVVYKRK; encoded by the coding sequence ATGATTTTAATAAAAGATGGACGCATATTGACTATGGAAGGAAAGTGCTATGAAAAGGGAAGTATCCTTATTGAAAATGGAAAGATTAAGGAAATAGGAGAACATATTGTAGCTCCTTTGGATGCAAGTATTATAGATGCCAGTGGTAAAATTATTATGCCAGGAATTATAGATGCCCATTGCCATTTAGGTATGTGGGAGGATGCAATAGGATTTGAGGGAGCAGATGGAAATGAAATGACCGATCCCATAACCCCTCATCTAAGAGCTATTGATGCCATTAATCCAATGGATAGAACATTTAAGGAGGCATATGAAGGCGGAGTTACTTCTGTTGCAACAGGACCTGGAAGTGCAAATGTATTAGGAGGTCAATTTGCAGCAATAAAAACATATGGAGATCGTATTGATGATATGATAATTAAGGACCCAATTGCTATGAAATGTGCTTTTGGAGAAAATCCAAAGCGTGTTTATCATGATAGAAAACAAGCTCCAAGTACAAGAATGGCAACAGCGGCAATTCTTAGAGAAATCCTATTTAAAGCAAAAGAATATGCTCAAAAGCTAGAAAAAGCAAAAGAAGATTCATCAAAAAAGCCTGCATTTGATATGAAAATGGAAGCACTTCTTCCTGTTATAAAAGGGGAGATGCCTCTAAAGGCTCATGCCCATAGAGCTGATGATATATTTACATCTATTCGTATAGCTAAGGAGTTTGGTGTAAAAATTACTTTAGATCATTGTACAGAAGGACATTTAATTGCAGATGCTATCAAAGAAGAAGGTTTATCTGCAATCGTAGGACCAAGCTTTGGAGATAGATCAAAATTTGAACTAAAAAATCTTACCTTTAAGACAGCAGGAGCACTTAGTAAAAAAGGAGTAAAAATTGCTATTATGACAGATCATCCTGTCATCCCTCTTCAATATCTTCCTATGTGCGCAGCTTTAGCAGTAAAGGCTGGAATGGATGAAGAAGAAGCGTTAAAGGCCATTACAATTAATCCAGCAGAAATCTTAGGAATTGATGACCTGGTAGGAAGTATTCAAGAAGGAAAGGATGCAGATATCATCATATGGGATGGACATCCGTTTAAGTTAGATTCTCATGTTGATTATACAATGATTGATGGAAAAGTAGTTTATAAAAGAAAATAG